Proteins co-encoded in one Candidatus Nomurabacteria bacterium genomic window:
- the dnaE gene encoding DNA polymerase III subunit alpha, translating into MTAEFVHLHVHSMYSLLNAVPTPKELAKAAKADGQDALAITDAGALYGAIDFYKACTAEEIKPIIGLDAFLSPRTRFDKENPTDKPRSRVVLLAKTHAGYQNLIEMVTRSNVDGFYYRPRIDDELLEKHKDDLICIIPSFAGEVVQAFKDGNHDKAAERLDWYKRVFGDDCYLEISHHPEIFGHQENQALIKQLATETNTPLVAAQDIYYMKPTDRLARETMVKIGTGGIVDTTADHDTGEDFSFKTQEEMKVAFADTPEAIANTVKIANQCNVHITLGQDAWMFPNYIIESGKTPDDELKDRAYEGVAWRGHNIADSEIKERIDYELDVIKTKGYATYFLAVGDLLREARERGIYTTIRGSVAGSYATYVLGITNVDPLEYRLPFERFLNPERPSAPDIDMDYADNRRDEIIDYAKQKYGADKVAQIGTFGTMMAKAAVRDVARALGHSYNTGDRISKLIPMGSQGFAMTIDRAIDIEPELAELYKKDAESREIIDLAKQIEGRVRHLGVHAAGVVIAPEPLNRFVPIQIDSKTGKQITQYEMHSVGEDGVGLLKFDFLGIKNLAILADAVKRVEKLHGIKIDIENIPLDDQKTFEMLARGETMGLFQLNGSGMTSFLKQLKPTTIHDINAMVALYRPGPMEMIPTYIERKQNPTLVSYLDPRLEPILERSYGVITYQDDVMMISIELAGYSWLEADKLRKAMGKKIPELMEEQKKKLFAGFLEHGLSQQKSDQLWKLIEPFAAYGFNKAHAASYGRVAYQTAYMKANFPVEYMSAVLTADSGDTEKISEIIHECDRMEVPVLPPDINESFADFSVVPKKNQIRFGLTTIKNFGEGIADVIIKERKQNGAFLSMQDFLSRIHDRGLNKKSLEALIMTGAFDCFNERGVLYANLDNLLAYNREQVSGRETGQDSLFGGMEEVNGLVLDPANDAPMAQKLIWEKELLGVYVSGHPLDAVQAEVDKRPSITQVKQSHKGTTVITTGLVEVTKELLTKKGDKMAFIKLANQVDSIETVAFPETYKENHELLQPGNCVAIKGKFNLRNDEPSILIDKVKLLGNNEMVGEPISTN; encoded by the coding sequence GTGACCGCGGAATTTGTACACTTGCACGTACACTCGATGTACTCCCTACTTAACGCCGTACCGACTCCCAAGGAACTCGCCAAAGCAGCCAAAGCTGATGGGCAAGACGCTCTTGCTATCACCGATGCCGGCGCCCTCTACGGCGCTATTGATTTCTATAAAGCCTGTACCGCTGAGGAAATTAAGCCAATCATTGGCCTCGACGCTTTCCTATCGCCGCGCACACGCTTCGATAAAGAAAACCCGACCGACAAACCACGCTCACGTGTAGTACTACTTGCAAAGACGCACGCTGGCTACCAAAACCTCATTGAGATGGTTACCCGTTCCAACGTAGACGGTTTCTACTATCGCCCCCGTATCGACGATGAGCTACTGGAAAAACACAAGGATGATCTTATTTGTATCATCCCCTCTTTTGCTGGCGAAGTAGTGCAGGCGTTTAAGGATGGCAATCACGACAAAGCCGCCGAACGACTAGATTGGTATAAGCGCGTCTTTGGTGATGATTGCTATTTGGAGATTTCTCACCACCCAGAAATCTTCGGTCACCAAGAAAATCAAGCGCTCATCAAACAGCTTGCGACTGAAACCAACACCCCCCTCGTTGCCGCGCAAGACATCTATTACATGAAGCCGACCGATCGCCTCGCGCGCGAAACGATGGTAAAGATTGGTACCGGTGGCATTGTCGATACCACTGCCGATCACGACACCGGGGAAGACTTTTCGTTCAAGACCCAGGAAGAAATGAAAGTGGCGTTTGCCGACACACCCGAAGCAATTGCTAATACCGTGAAGATTGCTAATCAGTGCAACGTCCACATCACACTCGGACAAGATGCCTGGATGTTCCCAAACTACATCATCGAGAGTGGCAAAACCCCCGACGACGAACTCAAGGATCGCGCCTACGAAGGCGTCGCGTGGCGCGGACACAACATCGCTGATAGCGAAATCAAAGAACGAATCGACTACGAGCTCGATGTAATCAAGACCAAGGGCTATGCCACCTACTTCCTCGCCGTGGGAGACTTGCTGCGTGAAGCGCGCGAGCGTGGCATCTATACTACTATTCGTGGTTCGGTGGCGGGTAGTTATGCCACCTATGTGCTCGGAATTACCAACGTGGACCCCTTGGAGTACCGCCTTCCCTTTGAGCGTTTCCTCAACCCAGAACGTCCATCAGCTCCTGATATCGACATGGACTACGCCGACAATCGGCGTGACGAAATTATTGACTACGCCAAGCAAAAGTACGGCGCCGATAAAGTAGCGCAGATTGGCACCTTTGGTACGATGATGGCGAAGGCCGCCGTGCGTGACGTGGCGCGCGCACTTGGTCACTCATACAACACCGGTGACCGCATCTCGAAGCTCATCCCAATGGGCAGCCAAGGGTTTGCTATGACCATCGACCGCGCGATTGATATCGAACCTGAGCTTGCTGAACTCTACAAAAAAGACGCGGAAAGTCGCGAGATTATTGACCTCGCCAAACAAATCGAAGGTCGTGTCCGTCACCTCGGTGTACACGCCGCTGGTGTGGTAATTGCGCCAGAGCCGCTCAATCGCTTTGTGCCAATTCAGATCGACTCCAAAACCGGCAAGCAGATTACCCAGTACGAAATGCATAGCGTGGGCGAAGACGGTGTTGGACTTCTCAAGTTCGACTTTCTTGGTATCAAAAACCTGGCGATTTTGGCCGATGCGGTGAAGCGGGTAGAAAAGCTCCACGGCATTAAAATTGATATCGAAAACATTCCGCTTGATGACCAAAAGACTTTTGAGATGCTCGCCCGCGGCGAGACCATGGGGCTCTTCCAGCTAAACGGCTCGGGCATGACGTCATTCCTCAAGCAGCTGAAACCCACCACCATTCACGACATCAACGCGATGGTGGCGCTTTACCGCCCAGGACCGATGGAAATGATCCCGACCTATATTGAGCGCAAGCAAAACCCTACGCTCGTAAGTTACCTCGACCCACGCCTCGAGCCAATTCTTGAGCGGTCATACGGAGTTATTACCTACCAGGACGACGTTATGATGATTTCCATCGAGCTCGCTGGCTACTCTTGGCTCGAGGCCGACAAGCTGCGTAAGGCGATGGGTAAGAAAATTCCTGAGCTCATGGAAGAGCAAAAGAAAAAACTCTTTGCCGGCTTTTTGGAGCACGGCCTCTCGCAGCAAAAGTCAGACCAGCTCTGGAAACTCATTGAGCCATTTGCGGCGTACGGATTTAACAAAGCACACGCGGCGTCCTATGGTCGTGTGGCGTACCAGACTGCCTACATGAAGGCCAACTTCCCGGTGGAATATATGTCGGCTGTGCTCACTGCCGACTCGGGCGACACCGAAAAAATTTCGGAGATTATTCATGAGTGCGACCGTATGGAAGTACCGGTATTGCCCCCTGATATTAATGAATCGTTTGCCGACTTCTCGGTAGTGCCAAAGAAAAACCAAATTCGCTTTGGTCTCACTACTATCAAAAACTTTGGTGAAGGTATCGCTGACGTAATCATCAAAGAGCGAAAACAGAACGGTGCGTTTTTATCAATGCAGGATTTTCTCTCCCGCATTCACGATCGCGGCCTCAACAAAAAGTCGCTCGAAGCGCTCATTATGACCGGCGCATTTGATTGCTTCAATGAACGCGGGGTGCTGTATGCCAATCTCGACAACCTCCTCGCCTACAACCGTGAGCAAGTCAGCGGCAGAGAAACTGGTCAAGACTCTCTTTTTGGCGGCATGGAAGAAGTGAACGGTCTCGTACTCGACCCAGCCAACGACGCACCGATGGCACAAAAGCTCATTTGGGAAAAAGAGCTCCTTGGTGTGTACGTGTCTGGCCATCCACTCGACGCTGTACAGGCAGAAGTCGACAAACGCCCGAGTATTACCCAAGTAAAGCAAAGCCATAAAGGCACCACTGTGATTACCACCGGCCTGGTAGAAGTCACCAAAGAACTCCTCACCAAGAAGGGTGACAAAATGGCGTTCATCAAACTCGCCAACCAAGTCGACAGCATCGAAACAGTCGCCTTCCCTGAAACGTACAAAGAGAATCATGAGCTGCTCCAACCCGGCAACTGCGTCGCTATCAAGGGCAAATTTAATCTACGTAACGACGAGCCATCAATCCTTATCGATAAAGTGAAGCTCTTAGGCAACAATGAGATGGTCGGTGAACCCATCTCTACTAATTGA
- a CDS encoding threonine--tRNA ligase, with the protein MNQQLEHKRHTLAHLLAAAVLQRYPYAKLTLGPAIDTGFYYDIDFSAGEAPGDTDLKGIQKDMKKLLNKWTEFTHEEVTAAKAREMFAGNEFKLELISEIEAKGETVTLYTCGGFTDLCRGGHCEHPNKDIDADAFKLDKVAGAYWRGDEKNPMLTRIYGIAFETKEELAAYELQIEEAKKRDHRKLGKELDLFTFSELVGPGLPLFTPKGTLLRDLIVDKIMHIQGKFGYTKVAIPHITKSDLYKTSGHWDKFKDELFKVKGQSDAEFVMKPMNCPHHTQIFDSQPRSYKDLPIRYAETTMVYRDEQAGELIGLGRVRSITQDDGHVFCTVDQIDQEVENIVNVIRQFYSALGMYEEGKFWVSLSVSDPAEPDQYLGNPETWEKAEGMLEDVAKRLNLPYKRVEGEAAFYGPKLDFMFKDALGRERQLATAQLDFVMPERFNLEYVDNEGKKQRPVMIHRAIAGSLERFMAIMIEHFAGNFPLWLSPVQLAIIPVADVHAEYATEVATLLREKGFRVELDTSKDSMGKKIRTAKQQKLPYFIVIGDKEVEGRSVTLESRDTAESTSLSFDELVVKLSDEVNV; encoded by the coding sequence ATGAACCAACAACTCGAACATAAACGACACACCCTTGCCCACCTCTTGGCGGCAGCGGTACTGCAGCGGTACCCATACGCCAAGCTTACTCTTGGCCCAGCCATCGACACTGGCTTTTACTACGACATCGATTTTTCTGCCGGCGAAGCGCCGGGCGATACCGACCTCAAAGGTATCCAGAAGGATATGAAAAAACTCCTCAACAAGTGGACTGAATTTACTCATGAGGAAGTGACCGCCGCCAAGGCGCGCGAGATGTTTGCTGGCAATGAATTTAAACTTGAGCTTATTTCTGAGATTGAAGCCAAGGGCGAAACCGTTACCCTCTACACCTGTGGCGGTTTTACTGACCTCTGCCGTGGCGGACACTGCGAGCACCCAAATAAAGACATCGATGCCGATGCTTTCAAGCTCGATAAAGTTGCCGGCGCGTACTGGCGCGGCGATGAGAAAAACCCAATGCTTACCCGCATCTATGGTATTGCGTTTGAGACCAAAGAAGAACTGGCTGCCTACGAACTGCAAATCGAAGAAGCGAAAAAGCGCGACCACCGCAAGCTTGGAAAGGAACTAGATTTGTTTACATTTTCCGAACTTGTCGGGCCTGGCCTGCCGCTTTTCACTCCAAAAGGCACATTGCTTCGTGATTTGATTGTCGACAAAATCATGCACATCCAAGGCAAGTTTGGCTACACCAAAGTCGCCATTCCGCACATTACAAAAAGCGACCTGTACAAGACTTCTGGTCACTGGGACAAATTTAAAGACGAGCTTTTTAAAGTAAAAGGTCAGTCTGATGCAGAATTTGTGATGAAGCCAATGAATTGTCCGCACCACACCCAAATCTTTGACTCGCAGCCACGCTCATACAAAGACTTGCCAATTCGGTACGCCGAAACAACAATGGTCTATCGCGATGAACAAGCCGGAGAACTCATCGGCCTTGGCCGCGTACGCAGCATCACGCAAGATGATGGTCACGTATTTTGTACAGTCGACCAGATTGACCAAGAAGTTGAAAATATCGTGAATGTGATTCGACAATTCTACTCCGCGCTCGGCATGTATGAGGAAGGTAAATTCTGGGTATCACTTTCAGTCAGTGACCCAGCGGAGCCAGACCAATACCTTGGCAATCCTGAGACATGGGAGAAGGCTGAAGGCATGCTTGAAGATGTAGCCAAGCGACTCAACTTGCCATACAAGCGAGTTGAAGGAGAAGCAGCCTTCTACGGCCCAAAGCTCGACTTCATGTTTAAGGATGCACTTGGTCGCGAACGACAGCTTGCAACTGCTCAACTCGACTTCGTGATGCCAGAACGCTTCAACCTTGAATATGTCGACAACGAAGGCAAGAAGCAGCGCCCGGTTATGATTCACCGTGCCATTGCTGGTTCACTTGAGCGCTTCATGGCCATTATGATTGAGCACTTTGCCGGCAACTTCCCACTCTGGCTCTCACCGGTACAGCTCGCCATTATTCCTGTCGCAGACGTACACGCTGAATACGCGACTGAAGTAGCTACCCTGCTTCGCGAGAAAGGTTTCCGGGTTGAGCTCGACACCTCAAAGGACAGTATGGGCAAAAAGATTCGCACCGCCAAGCAGCAGAAACTGCCGTACTTTATCGTCATTGGCGATAAGGAAGTAGAAGGCCGCAGCGTGACACTTGAAAGTCGCGACACTGCAGAATCAACTTCCCTCTCGTTTGATGAACTGGTGGTGAAATTAAGTGACGAAGTGAACGTATAG
- a CDS encoding DUF11 domain-containing protein — MNELSSTIMNKYFKTIASVMVVFALLLSAFATPVATVVAVTSLETPTGWNTPANPDSTTAGVSYTETDYNYVRCVLEANKQLVATGESITLSWQTSGVSDITINGEAVSQTSGTKTITNLQQSTIFTLKAINDAGSSCTQNVVVTCLPPEEPKICELTLTKVVNKSTAVPGDELAYTITVKNIGDGDCTGGGVKIEDVLDTNLTYLRYSVSSNLTAGYGSDPVYTSANRTLHFNAGTLTPGEVGTVSVYAKVNNPTQCGDFSVKNQAKVTAAELNNFTTWVYSPTVTTAVDNDCYVPKPPTCTLTPATQTVPYGGAGSLNWTTTNATAATLTSFGAVSLNGATSTGALYATKTYTLTATGPDGQVSCAAKVTVEPQTPSPTCTLTPATQTVGYGAAAGLTWTTSNATDVSLSGFGVVSLNGATTTPALFGNASYKLTATGNGETVYCDAVVNVNTAPAPSCDLFTATPSTIMTGASTTLAWQTSNVTEVFINNGIGKVSEDGTIKVSPLSNLTYTLTAVGVNNQQVTCAVPVTVAVDPVPVCEAFTATPSQLPVGGGQTTLDWKVTNATQVSIAPSIGAVATTGSKMVNLTQSVTYTLTATDDNGDTVSCAAPVVVPDPEAPLTCADNVSFTASDYSIRRGSNTNLTWSTTDVDSVSISGINATALSGSQSVSPSSDTTYTLTAKRGTETVNCPVTIDVSTGGGGGGSASPRCELDISKQTIKAGESVTLTWDTNNVTEVTLTDSHGKELLSTDDYLASEKKEYFDGKLTVKPTRDTTYTLLAERGSRDEECTVKVKVTDSVVVLQTRDQQPLVSSISLSQVPYTGFEAGPFMTAMFYTLLVAWSLFIAYLLVARNRTAPAVAAITEDIRQEEIRVQNLESMKKAEAVRPDVFPASTAPIKPVTARVVPANLPTGNVQIGYASTVADVVEEKVIDVNPHQVNDAVVTELENRAHAQHALLSSDAVRHFISTTSGEVERNEALDAVIAEAKKSYPLEDGWIVINESRMQNVCEVCKVNETASSAEPFIPATVPEGTGSLAEAIVTGNIVAAYAMIGNRPMFALADAAADLDAVYRIRRGEKKEVSELLKAETEKLSDEKVKNMIAALTGALDGTYNDEASAVKMAIMKAVKEVA; from the coding sequence ATGAACGAATTATCATCTACTATTATGAACAAATATTTTAAAACCATCGCAAGTGTGATGGTGGTTTTCGCGTTACTGTTGTCTGCCTTCGCAACGCCGGTGGCAACCGTGGTAGCAGTCACCAGTCTGGAAACTCCAACTGGCTGGAATACTCCCGCCAATCCGGACAGTACAACAGCTGGCGTTTCATACACTGAAACTGACTATAACTATGTCCGGTGTGTACTGGAAGCAAATAAGCAGTTGGTGGCTACTGGGGAAAGTATTACGCTAAGCTGGCAGACCAGTGGCGTGTCTGATATCACTATCAACGGTGAAGCAGTGTCACAGACTTCAGGCACTAAGACTATTACCAACTTGCAGCAGAGTACTATCTTCACACTGAAAGCAATCAATGATGCAGGTTCTTCATGTACTCAGAATGTTGTTGTAACGTGTTTGCCGCCAGAAGAACCAAAGATTTGTGAACTTACCCTTACCAAGGTCGTGAACAAATCTACAGCTGTTCCTGGTGATGAACTTGCCTACACCATTACCGTAAAAAATATCGGCGACGGTGATTGTACTGGTGGTGGTGTGAAGATCGAGGATGTTCTCGATACAAATTTGACATATCTTCGCTACTCAGTTTCGAGCAATCTGACTGCCGGCTACGGTAGCGACCCGGTGTATACGAGCGCTAATCGTACGTTGCATTTCAATGCGGGTACACTCACTCCTGGTGAAGTGGGGACTGTCTCTGTATATGCAAAAGTAAATAATCCTACACAGTGTGGTGATTTTTCAGTGAAGAATCAGGCAAAGGTAACTGCGGCTGAACTCAATAACTTCACAACTTGGGTGTACAGTCCAACCGTTACAACGGCGGTTGATAATGATTGTTACGTACCAAAACCACCTACTTGTACCCTCACTCCAGCAACACAGACGGTGCCATACGGTGGCGCTGGTTCACTTAACTGGACAACTACCAACGCAACAGCGGCAACGCTCACTAGTTTTGGTGCGGTATCACTAAATGGTGCAACTTCAACCGGAGCGCTCTACGCAACAAAAACCTATACTCTTACAGCTACTGGTCCAGATGGTCAGGTATCATGTGCCGCTAAGGTAACCGTGGAGCCGCAGACTCCATCACCTACTTGTACCCTCACTCCAGCAACTCAGACTGTGGGGTATGGTGCCGCGGCTGGCCTAACGTGGACTACGAGCAATGCTACCGACGTATCACTGTCAGGTTTCGGAGTCGTATCGCTAAACGGTGCGACTACCACACCAGCACTGTTTGGGAATGCGAGCTACAAACTTACTGCAACTGGCAATGGCGAGACAGTGTATTGCGATGCGGTAGTAAACGTAAACACTGCTCCAGCGCCAAGCTGTGACTTGTTTACCGCTACGCCAAGCACAATTATGACTGGCGCTAGCACAACGCTCGCCTGGCAGACATCAAATGTAACCGAGGTATTTATTAATAATGGCATTGGTAAGGTAAGTGAAGATGGCACTATCAAGGTGTCACCGCTTTCAAATCTTACCTACACATTAACTGCAGTAGGGGTAAATAATCAGCAGGTAACCTGTGCTGTTCCAGTAACGGTTGCTGTAGATCCCGTGCCGGTTTGTGAAGCATTTACAGCAACTCCAAGCCAGCTCCCGGTTGGTGGAGGACAGACTACGCTGGATTGGAAGGTAACCAATGCAACACAGGTCAGCATTGCACCATCTATTGGTGCGGTAGCCACCACTGGTTCTAAGATGGTAAACCTTACGCAGTCGGTCACGTACACCCTTACCGCAACCGATGATAATGGCGACACCGTAAGCTGCGCGGCTCCGGTAGTAGTGCCAGATCCAGAAGCACCACTTACCTGTGCGGATAATGTGTCATTCACTGCGTCAGATTACTCAATTCGCCGCGGAAGTAACACGAACCTAACTTGGAGTACGACTGATGTTGATTCAGTGTCCATCAGCGGTATTAACGCAACAGCGCTCTCTGGTAGTCAGTCAGTGTCACCATCAAGTGATACTACGTATACGCTTACAGCAAAGCGTGGTACTGAGACAGTGAATTGTCCAGTAACTATTGATGTTTCAACTGGTGGCGGTGGCGGCGGAAGTGCTTCGCCTCGTTGTGAGCTTGATATTTCAAAGCAAACAATCAAAGCTGGTGAGTCAGTTACCCTTACATGGGACACTAACAATGTTACCGAAGTTACTTTGACCGATAGTCATGGCAAAGAACTTCTCAGTACAGACGATTATCTTGCAAGTGAAAAGAAAGAATATTTTGATGGCAAACTGACAGTAAAGCCAACGCGCGACACGACGTACACATTGCTCGCTGAGCGAGGTTCCCGTGATGAAGAGTGTACCGTTAAAGTAAAAGTAACTGACAGCGTGGTAGTGCTTCAAACTCGTGATCAACAGCCATTGGTAAGCAGCATTTCATTGTCACAGGTTCCATACACAGGTTTTGAAGCTGGTCCGTTTATGACGGCGATGTTTTACACCTTACTTGTTGCTTGGTCACTTTTCATCGCATACCTCCTAGTAGCGCGCAATCGAACTGCTCCGGCAGTAGCTGCGATTACAGAAGATATTCGACAGGAAGAAATTCGAGTACAGAATCTTGAATCAATGAAAAAGGCTGAAGCAGTGCGCCCAGATGTATTTCCCGCTTCAACTGCTCCAATTAAGCCAGTAACGGCGCGTGTGGTACCAGCGAATTTGCCAACCGGCAATGTACAGATTGGGTATGCGAGCACCGTGGCCGACGTGGTCGAGGAAAAGGTGATTGATGTGAATCCACATCAAGTAAATGACGCTGTTGTGACTGAGCTTGAAAACCGGGCACATGCACAGCACGCGCTCCTTTCAAGTGATGCCGTGCGCCACTTCATCAGTACGACTAGTGGTGAAGTAGAGCGCAATGAAGCACTTGATGCGGTAATCGCTGAGGCAAAGAAAAGCTATCCGCTTGAAGACGGTTGGATTGTGATTAATGAATCACGTATGCAGAATGTTTGCGAAGTGTGTAAGGTAAATGAGACCGCTTCTAGCGCTGAGCCATTTATTCCAGCAACCGTACCAGAAGGTACCGGTTCGCTTGCAGAAGCAATTGTGACAGGCAACATTGTGGCGGCGTATGCCATGATTGGCAATCGTCCAATGTTTGCGCTGGCTGATGCTGCGGCCGACCTCGACGCGGTCTATCGTATCCGTCGTGGTGAGAAGAAGGAAGTGTCTGAACTCCTTAAGGCTGAAACGGAGAAGCTTTCAGATGAAAAGGTTAAGAACATGATTGCTGCACTTACTGGTGCGCTCGACGGTACCTACAATGACGAAGCATCGGCGGTGAAGATGGCGATTATGAAGGCAGTGAAGGAAGTTGCGTAA
- a CDS encoding sortase → MNDLFDRVWERKFAFLGAFFLVFTITYVLLMAIDFLPEAPAATADTHIEILDAPAEVSSVEVPEVAVVTELAKEQELAIIDSVEAFPISITIPKLDKAVTVLNPQSRTIADLDAALLDGVVRHPDSATLNQEGNVFILGHSSYLPQVFNKNFQAFNGIQNLEWGDTIEVKTEDSVYSYRVEKVYRAKAQDVSVPIAGAGYRLTLATCNSFGSTDDRYIVEAKRVEVERL, encoded by the coding sequence ATGAATGACTTGTTCGACCGTGTTTGGGAGCGAAAGTTTGCGTTTTTGGGCGCGTTCTTTTTGGTGTTTACCATCACATATGTATTGCTTATGGCAATCGATTTTTTGCCTGAAGCTCCGGCCGCTACAGCGGATACGCATATTGAGATACTAGACGCACCAGCAGAAGTATCTTCAGTGGAAGTCCCTGAGGTTGCCGTTGTTACCGAGCTTGCAAAGGAGCAAGAGCTTGCAATCATAGATTCTGTGGAAGCATTTCCGATTAGTATCACAATTCCAAAACTTGATAAAGCTGTGACAGTGCTAAATCCTCAGTCGCGCACGATTGCTGATCTCGATGCAGCGCTCCTTGATGGCGTAGTGCGCCACCCTGATTCTGCTACGTTAAACCAAGAAGGGAATGTGTTTATTCTTGGTCATTCAAGCTATTTGCCACAAGTCTTCAATAAAAATTTTCAGGCCTTCAACGGCATACAAAATCTTGAATGGGGGGATACGATTGAGGTGAAGACTGAGGACTCAGTGTATTCATATCGCGTTGAAAAGGTGTATCGAGCTAAGGCGCAGGATGTGTCGGTACCAATTGCCGGTGCTGGATATCGTTTGACCTTGGCCACTTGTAACAGCTTCGGTTCGACTGACGACAGGTACATTGTGGAGGCCAAGCGAGTGGAAGTGGAGCGTCTGTAA
- a CDS encoding type IIA DNA topoisomerase subunit B: MAAAKKGSEKSYDASSISVLEGLEPVRKRPGMYIGTTGPEGLHHMIWEIFDNSRDEAMGGFANRVEVALLPDNYIRVVDNGRGIPVDIHKQTKVSALETIMCTLHAGGKFGGDESGYKVSGGLHGVGVSVVNALSTHTRVDVHKDGFHHMQEYNIGVPKAKVKKLGATKHNGTIVIFQADPTIFPEIKFEWKKVVNHLRQQAYLVKGMQMSVIDARESEEKLDPKSLESVVYLSDEHMAVPHQHFYFEGGLKSLVAFNNHYQKPINKNIFYVEKTDVSPEVLTVEVALQYIDDISPRITAFANNIYNPEHGTHVTGFKTALTRTLNNYAKKGNFFSVKDKDAGFTGDDVLEGLTAVVSVKMPEIQFEGQTKAKLGSVEARGATEQVFAEAFAMYLEENPDDAKAIINKVILAVKARKAAKAAKDSVLRKGALEGMSLPGKLADCQSKRAEDSELFIVEGDSAGGSAKMGRDRKTQAVLPLRGKILNVERARIDKMLASEQIKNLVIALGTAIGDVFDVSKLRYHKIIIATDADVDGAHIRTLLLTLFFRYFRTLIDEGYIYIAQPPLYKIQKGREVHYAFTDEEKFNILKGMGEEVTDEVDESEEGEGGEETEETTAKKSGKARIQRYKGLGEMNAEELAETTMKVENRILKQVQIEDAQQADKIFDILMGTDVSSRKSFIQSNAKMANLDI, translated from the coding sequence ATGGCTGCAGCAAAAAAAGGTTCTGAAAAAAGCTACGACGCGTCATCCATCTCGGTCCTAGAAGGGCTAGAGCCGGTGCGAAAGCGTCCAGGTATGTACATCGGTACGACTGGTCCGGAAGGTCTTCATCACATGATTTGGGAGATTTTCGATAACTCACGAGACGAGGCGATGGGTGGCTTTGCCAACCGAGTCGAGGTGGCGCTCTTGCCAGACAACTACATTCGCGTGGTCGACAACGGTCGTGGTATTCCGGTTGATATTCATAAGCAGACCAAAGTATCAGCGCTCGAGACTATTATGTGTACGCTGCACGCTGGCGGTAAGTTTGGTGGCGATGAGTCTGGCTACAAAGTATCTGGTGGTCTTCACGGTGTAGGTGTGTCGGTGGTAAACGCGCTGTCTACTCATACTCGAGTAGACGTACACAAAGATGGTTTTCATCACATGCAGGAGTACAACATCGGTGTGCCAAAGGCGAAGGTAAAGAAACTGGGTGCAACCAAGCACAATGGTACGATTGTGATTTTCCAGGCTGACCCGACCATTTTCCCGGAGATTAAATTTGAATGGAAGAAAGTAGTGAATCATCTTCGTCAGCAGGCATACCTTGTGAAGGGGATGCAGATGTCAGTGATTGACGCGCGTGAAAGCGAGGAAAAACTCGATCCTAAGTCACTCGAGTCAGTAGTGTATCTCTCTGATGAACACATGGCTGTGCCACATCAACACTTCTATTTTGAAGGTGGACTTAAGTCGCTCGTGGCTTTCAATAACCACTATCAGAAGCCAATCAACAAAAATATTTTTTATGTTGAAAAGACTGATGTGAGTCCTGAGGTGCTTACTGTAGAAGTGGCGCTGCAGTATATCGACGATATTTCGCCGCGCATTACTGCGTTTGCTAACAATATCTACAACCCAGAACACGGTACGCATGTAACTGGTTTTAAGACGGCACTTACTCGTACGCTCAATAACTACGCTAAGAAAGGTAATTTTTTCTCAGTGAAAGATAAGGATGCTGGTTTTACTGGAGATGACGTACTTGAAGGACTCACTGCAGTGGTATCGGTCAAGATGCCGGAAATTCAGTTTGAAGGACAGACGAAGGCGAAGCTTGGTTCGGTAGAAGCGCGTGGCGCGACTGAGCAAGTATTTGCGGAAGCATTTGCAATGTATCTGGAAGAAAATCCAGATGACGCTAAGGCGATTATTAATAAGGTAATCTTGGCGGTAAAGGCGCGTAAAGCAGCGAAGGCGGCGAAGGACAGCGTGCTTCGTAAAGGTGCACTTGAGGGTATGTCACTTCCCGGAAAGCTGGCTGACTGTCAGAGCAAGCGGGCAGAAGATTCAGAGCTCTTTATTGTAGAGGGAGACTCAGCGGGTGGTAGTGCCAAGATGGGGCGTGACCGCAAGACGCAGGCGGTGTTGCCGCTACGAGGTAAAATCCTCAACGTTGAGCGCGCGCGAATCGACAAGATGCTTGCTTCTGAGCAGATTAAAAATCTCGTAATTGCGCTTGGTACCGCGATTGGTGATGTGTTTGATGTTTCAAAGCTTCGTTACCACAAGATTATTATCGCAACTGACGCCGATGTGGACGGTGCGCACATTCGCACACTCTTGCTGACACTCTTCTTCCGCTACTTCCGTACGTTGATTGATGAGGGGTATATCTACATTGCGCAGCCGCCACTCTACAAGATTCAGAAGGGTCGTGAAGTACATTATGCTTTCACCGATGAGGAAAAGTTCAATATTCTAAAGGGAATGGGAGAAGAAGTGACCGACGAGGTGGATGAGAGCGAGGAAGGTGAGGGTGGAGAAGAGACTGAAGAAACAACTGCTAAGAAATCTGGCAAAGCGCGTATCCAGCGCTACAAAGGCCTTGGTGAAATGAACGCTGAAGAGCTTGCTGAAACCACGATGAAGGTAGAGAACCGTATCTTGAAGCAAGTGCAAATCGAAGATGCACAACAGGCTGACAAGATATTCGATATCTTGATGGGTACTGATGTATCAAGTCGAAAGTCATTTATCCAGAGCAACGCCAAGATGGCGAATCTTGATATTTAG